The Amycolatopsis coloradensis sequence CGCGAGCGACGGCTTGATCCAGCTCGCGGCCTCCTCGACGTCGTCGTGGACGAGCACCGGAACGGACGCGGCGACCTCGAAGTCGTCGAAACCGTGCCGGGCACCGGGACGCGAGAAGCCCTCCTGCAGCGCTGCCCGATAGAAGGCGTCGCTCTTGGGCGAGAAGAACAACGGGAGCCAGCCGTCGCAGATCTCCGCCGACAGCGCCACGTTCTTCGGCCCCTCCGCGGCGAGGAAGATCGGGATCTCCTTGCGGAACGGGTGCACTGTGGACTTCAGCGGTTTGCCGAGCCCCGTGCCGCCCCGCAGCGGCAACTGGAAGTGCTGCCCGTCGTGGGTCACCGGCGCCTCGCGCGCGACGACCTTCCGCACGATGTCGACGTACTCGCGGGTGCGGGCGAGCGGCTTCGGATAGGGCTGCCCGTACCAGCCTTCGACCACCTGCGGCCCGGACGCGCCGAGCCCGAGCACGAACCGGCCGCCGGACAGGTGGTCCAACGTCAGCGCGTGCATGGCCGTCGCGGTCGGGGTACGCGCCGACATCTGGACGATGTTGGTGCCGAGCTTGATCCGGCTGGTCGACGCGCCCCACCAGGCGAGCGGGGTGAACGCGTCCGAGCCGTAGCCCTCGGCGGTCCACACGGAATCGAAGCCGAGTTCTTCGGCCCGCAAGACCGCGTCCAGCGCGCCCTCCGGCGGGCCGGACGACCAGTAACCGAGGTGGTAACCCAGCTTCATCGAGGCTCCTAGTCAGACGTTCGGTGAGTAGTGCTCGGGTTTGCCCCGCTCCGAAAGCGGCGGAAGGTTCCTCGCGGGAGTCTCGACCAACGGCGCGTCCGGGGCCAGTTCACCACGTTCCCGGCGCCAGCCCGCCCTGGCACGCGGGTGATAGCGGCGGTCTCGCGGAACCAGCTTGAACGCCGCGTTGATCAGCTTCCCCACCCGGCGATGGCGTCGCTCGTCGCGTTCGGTCCAGGTGTAGCCGAGCCGCTCGCGGATCGGCGGGTCGTACAGGCCGACCGTCAGCCAGACGAAGTTCCGCGCCACCTGCCCGCGGACGAGGTGCCAGGCGAAGTCCGGCAGCCACGGGAGAAAATTCGGCTTCGGGAGGTCCTTGATGTCGAGGACATCGCGCGTGGCCTTGTTGTCCTCCAGCACGTCCTCGCACATGCGCTTCCAGTACAGCTGGAAGTCCTCCCACGATTCCGGCACCGGGCGCATGCTCATGCCGTACATCTCGTACCACTGGACGTGCTCGTCGAACAGCTTCCGCTTCTCGGCCTCGCCGATCCCGCCGCAGAAGTTGTCGGCGATGAGGATCGCGCTCACGAAGAACGTCGAATGCGCCCAGTAGAACGTGTCCGGGTTGAGCGCGTGATAGCGCCGCCCGTGTTTGTCGACGCCCTTGATCCGATCGTGGTAGCCCCGCACCTCCAGCGCGGTCTGCCGGGCCCGTGGACCGTCGTAGATCACTCCCCCGATCGGGTACAGCGAGCGGAACAGACGCTGCCAGCGCTCCTCGAAGAACCGCGAGTGCTCCTCGACGCCCGCGCCCAGCTCGGGGTGCATGTTCTGCATGGATCCGGCCCACAGCGCGATGAGCAGCCCACGCCAGTCGCCGAAGTACTTCCAGGTCAGCGAATCCGGACCGAGCGGCCGCGGCTGTGTCATCCCCGGTCTCCTCACTGAGCTGGTTAAATTGACCACAACTGTTGTCAGGTTAAAGTTGACAACGGCCGTAGTCAACAAGAGGAGCCGATCATGGCCGGCCGCAGCTGGGCAGGCACGACCCTGGACGACCGCAAGGCCGCACGGCGAGGACAACTCGTCGACGCGGGCCTCGACCTGCTCGGTACCCAGGGCAGCGCCGGGGTGAGCGTCCGCGCGGTGTGCCGTCAC is a genomic window containing:
- a CDS encoding LLM class F420-dependent oxidoreductase; protein product: MKLGYHLGYWSSGPPEGALDAVLRAEELGFDSVWTAEGYGSDAFTPLAWWGASTSRIKLGTNIVQMSARTPTATAMHALTLDHLSGGRFVLGLGASGPQVVEGWYGQPYPKPLARTREYVDIVRKVVAREAPVTHDGQHFQLPLRGGTGLGKPLKSTVHPFRKEIPIFLAAEGPKNVALSAEICDGWLPLFFSPKSDAFYRAALQEGFSRPGARHGFDDFEVAASVPVLVHDDVEEAASWIKPSLALYIGGMGAKSVNFHHDVFARMGYEDVADKVQELYLAGRKDEATAAIPTSLVEDTSLIGPAEKIRDELAAWDETVVTTLLLRGDAATLTKVAETLA
- a CDS encoding oxygenase MpaB family protein, whose product is MTQPRPLGPDSLTWKYFGDWRGLLIALWAGSMQNMHPELGAGVEEHSRFFEERWQRLFRSLYPIGGVIYDGPRARQTALEVRGYHDRIKGVDKHGRRYHALNPDTFYWAHSTFFVSAILIADNFCGGIGEAEKRKLFDEHVQWYEMYGMSMRPVPESWEDFQLYWKRMCEDVLEDNKATRDVLDIKDLPKPNFLPWLPDFAWHLVRGQVARNFVWLTVGLYDPPIRERLGYTWTERDERRHRRVGKLINAAFKLVPRDRRYHPRARAGWRRERGELAPDAPLVETPARNLPPLSERGKPEHYSPNV